The bacterium BMS3Abin08 genome segment CTGCTGAGGGCCGGTTCAGGATCCTGATGCTGAAAAAGGCGGTTTTTGTCATTGTACTGCTGGGATTGTTGACCATTGGTGTCTGGTATGTGGGTATCCCCGACCGGTACGTCAAGGAGACGATAGAGAGGGTGCTGGTATTCGGGGATGTATCCCCGCTGAAGGAACGACGGCTCAATGTATCGCTTGAGGGATTCGGTAAGGATCCGTTGTTCGGTTTTCATGTTAAGAGAGCGGTTATCAGGAGAGGGGAGACCGAGGTCCTTTCAATAGTTGACCTCAGAGGCAGGATAGACATGCTCAGTCTCCTGCGTATGACCCCCGGGGTTAAACTCAGAGGGGATATTGCCGGGGGAGGGCTTGCGTTAAGGATTACTATGTCGGGGGGGAGGACGCATTTGAGTTTTGAATTAAAGGGGGCGCGGGTAGAGAAACTCGAGGCTGTGAGGGTACTGAAGACCCTTAAGGGCAGCGGAGTGCTTGATGTAAAGGGGATTTTCGATGTTCCCGTAAGAGCAAATGGCCTGAAGGGGGTTTCCGGAGAGGTCCTGTTAAGTATAAAAAACATGAAATTCAGGGATGTCTTCAGTGGTGGTATATATCTGCCGCTGAGCCTCTTCAGCCGGATGAGGGCTTCAATCAGGATGGATGGCGGAGAACTCGGGATAGAGGCCCTCAGCATGGAGGGGAAGGATATCTACAGCAGGTTAAAGGGGGCTTTTCGCGGTCTTGTGTTTAAGGGGGCACTGGAGGTAATGCCCGGGCCTGGTTTTCCGGAGGGGATGCTATCGGTGATTCAGAGGTACAGGGAATCCCCCGGGTACTACAGGATACCTCTCAGGGGGTCTGTTGCCCGGCTTATGTGATTTGGAGTCTCAGGTTCCCGGTAGATACTATATATTGTAGTTATTTTTATTCCTTGGCACAAAATATAGCCACTTCTTCTGCTTTTCCATTTTTTACTTGACAATCCACGTGTTTTTTATTATGATTATGTGGTAAAAAGTGGTAAAAAGTGGAAGGATAAAATGATAGGGTTTGCAGGTAAATATTATTACACGGTTGATCCCAAGGGGAGGGTGATGATACCTGCACCTTTCAGATCCCTCCTTACCGATAATTATAGCACGAAACTTATTGTGACCAATGCGGCCTTTGACAGGTGTCTTCACCTCTATCCCCTTGAGGAGTGGCAGGGATTTGAAGAGAAGATCCGGTCCCTCCCCAAGATGATGGAGTCGGTCCGGTGGCTTCTCAGAAGGGTAGTTGCCTCTGCACAGGAGTGTGAGCTTGATAAACAGGGACGAATACTGATACCGGCGTCCCACAGGGAGGATGCGGTAATTAACGGTGAGATTGTTGTTGTGGGACAGATTGAGAAGATCGAACTCTGGAACAGGGAGGAATGGGATGCCGTTGTGGATCCCTCAAGGATAGACAGAAAGGCCTTTGAGTCAGAGCTGGCGGGACTCGGGATTTGATTAAATATGGTCATGCGGGATGAAAACACCGGTACATATTCCGGTTCTCCTTTCAGCGGTGATGGAGTTATTACGGCCATCGGGAAAGGGGGTTTATCTGGATGCAACCATTGGCGGCGGCGGCCATACAAGGGAGATTCTCAGGAGGATCGATGGGGATGGCGTCGTTATAGGAATGGACAGGGACAGTGATGCCCTTGCACGGGTTGAGAAGGAGCTGAAAGACGAAAGACTGGTGCTGCTTAAGGCCTCTTTTTCGGAAATGACAGGGGGTGTCAGAGGGCTTGGATATGAAGTCCTGGACGGGATTTTGATGGATCTCGGTATTTCCATGATGCAACTCAGGGATGATCAGCGGGGGTTCAGTTTCTCATCCGGCGCTTACCTTGACATGAGGATGGACAGGAGCAGCCCTGTGACGGCGGAGAGGATAGTGAATGATTACAATCCAATGGATATAGAACGGATACTGCGTGACTATGGAGAGGAAAGGTTTGCAAGGAAGATAGCCAGGGCAATCGTTGAGGAGAGGAAGAAGGCGAGAATAAGACGCTGTGATCAGCTTGCAGGAATTGTTGAGAGGGTCTACAGGAGACGGGGCAAGATACATCCTGCAACAAAGACCTTCCAGGCCCTCAGGATAGCCGTTAACGAAGAACTGAAAGAGTTGGAAACGGGCCTGGAGAACGCTGTGGCGCTTCTCAGAGAGGGAGCCCGTCTCTGTGTGATCACCTATCACTCCCTTGAAGACAGGATAGTGAAGAGGTATTTCATCTCCCTGGCAAAAGAAGGAAGGGTAAGGAAACTGAATAAAAAGCCGCTAAGGCCGTCGGCTGATGAGCTGAGGGAGAATCCTTCTTCAAGGAGCGCAAAGTTAAGGGGGGTGGAGAGGCTATGAGACTTGGACGGAACAGGGGCATCTTGTCTGTTTTTTGGAAGGGCCTCCTTATTGTCCTTCCTGCATGTCTGATTTTTGCGGTTATCTGGATGAGGTCGAACATCGTTGCGCTTGAGTATGAGATTGGCCAGTTGGAAAAGCAGAGAATCCATCTCATCGATGAGAAAAGGGATCTGATTGCCAAGAGGGCTGAGTTGGGATCCTTTAAGAGGATAGAGTACAGTGCCCTTAACAGGATGGGGCTGAGGTATACAGACAGGAAGAGGGTCTTTTACATCAAGACGGTCCAGGCGCCCGCACCGTTTACAGCCCGGTTTATAAAGGATAAATGAGCATTACATGTTTGCATAAAGAACTGTCCGGATATGGGAAGAAGCGCGTGCGTATGGATTTTCAGTCAAGCTCCCCGACCAAAGGCCGGGTCTTTCGGCAAGGTGC includes the following:
- a CDS encoding cell division protein MraZ, producing the protein MIGFAGKYYYTVDPKGRVMIPAPFRSLLTDNYSTKLIVTNAAFDRCLHLYPLEEWQGFEEKIRSLPKMMESVRWLLRRVVASAQECELDKQGRILIPASHREDAVINGEIVVVGQIEKIELWNREEWDAVVDPSRIDRKAFESELAGLGI
- the rsmH gene encoding ribosomal RNA small subunit methyltransferase H; amino-acid sequence: MKTPVHIPVLLSAVMELLRPSGKGVYLDATIGGGGHTREILRRIDGDGVVIGMDRDSDALARVEKELKDERLVLLKASFSEMTGGVRGLGYEVLDGILMDLGISMMQLRDDQRGFSFSSGAYLDMRMDRSSPVTAERIVNDYNPMDIERILRDYGEERFARKIARAIVEERKKARIRRCDQLAGIVERVYRRRGKIHPATKTFQALRIAVNEELKELETGLENAVALLREGARLCVITYHSLEDRIVKRYFISLAKEGRVRKLNKKPLRPSADELRENPSSRSAKLRGVERL
- the ftsL gene encoding cell division protein FtsL; its protein translation is MRLGRNRGILSVFWKGLLIVLPACLIFAVIWMRSNIVALEYEIGQLEKQRIHLIDEKRDLIAKRAELGSFKRIEYSALNRMGLRYTDRKRVFYIKTVQAPAPFTARFIKDK